The proteins below come from a single Necator americanus strain Aroian chromosome V, whole genome shotgun sequence genomic window:
- a CDS encoding hypothetical protein (NECATOR_CHRV.G19613.T1): MYNGAKVRKRTCDSGEERPQQPDGKIPLNVAAVRLRNLAKLSYPVGGHCQNQRKDDVVEKWYYSAERTMMARNLARRRRRTFLLPSSVEPNCVEMRKILFKKDFSQVTTIVPAHAIAICIRIEQKADRKEVYLAEQSLQLLRNVVISQQAYEAATLRMRMNKKTPLPNG, from the exons ATGTACAATGGAGCTAAGGTAAGAAAGAGGACGTGCGATAGCGGTGAGGAACGACCACAACAACCTGACGGAAAAATTCCGCTGAACGTTGCGGCTGTACGACTGCGGAATCTCGCGAAACT TTCCTATCCGGTAGGTGGTCACTGTcagaatcaaagaaaagatGATGTCGTTGAAAAGTGGTATTATTCTGCAGAGCGAACAATGATGGCAAGGAATTTGGCTCGTAGGAGGAGACGGACCTTCTTACTTCCATCGTCCGTGGAACCAAACT GTGTTGAAATgcgaaaaattctcttcaaaaaggACTTTTCACAAGTGACGACAATCGTACCTGCCCACGCCATCGCCATATGCATTCGCATAGAGCAAAAAGCGGACAGAAAGGAAGTTTATCTTGCAGAGCAATCGCTTCAGTTGCTGCGTAACGTCGTGATCTCCCAACAAGCATATGAAGCTGCTACTTTACGTATGAGAATGAACAAGAAAACTCCTCTCCCGAATGGTTGA
- a CDS encoding hypothetical protein (NECATOR_CHRV.G19614.T1), translating into MRKILFKKDFSQVTTIVPAHAIAICIRIEQKADRKEVYLAEQSLQLLRNVVISQQAYEAATLRMRMNKKTPLPNG; encoded by the coding sequence ATgcgaaaaattctcttcaaaaaggACTTTTCACAAGTGACGACAATCGTACCTGCCCACGCCATCGCCATATGCATTCGCATAGAGCAAAAAGCGGACAGAAAGGAAGTTTATCTTGCAGAGCAATCGCTTCAGTTGCTGCGTAACGTCGTGATCTCCCAACAAGCATATGAAGCTGCTACTTTACGTATGAGAATGAACAAGAAAACTCCTCTCCCGAATGGTTGA
- a CDS encoding hypothetical protein (NECATOR_CHRV.G19615.T1) → MGAPSSALWDFCGFVNGSSFRTKYFFDDSTMTLTPCGEFALVVTQSFPLLFFTISNMMLISTGFPRFEEHSVISRIFTSKIFISVVTVISMTASFPVTLLTRFHVKPVLLIEYGILAFIWTTFASLWTYSKIAKSWTRTRGLTIATFFASKVFYLITINRWILYGFNDPRTYILFGVSMAHIFGSVVNFIEWRQYKTLQRLRSDSDGYLQLQGCSDESAGFLSRIFFCWTNVLIQKGGKLQLHSIDDVFLLPPSLEVARIEHEMVENSPTFFSDGQHFSLSSALLSTYGFAFFSLGILRLASDGFTFAGPILLHVLVEILENPAPNSLGFVYAGLMVLCSFLAALFSANFFFYMQKISLKVRTATVTAIYDKLLMVPVSEMSKFSSGMILNFISTDVDRIVNFCNSFHAFWSLPVQLGIALYLLYREVGMAFLAGVMVAIILIPLNKKVTDSIGRMSVKLMHWKDQRIKLVRETIEGIRALKASAWEHCFEKKINEMREKELKYLKARKYLDAVCVYLWASAPLLITISILTAYTLSLHEKLTAAKAFTCLALVNILIMPLNAFPWVLNGLVEALVSLRRLMRLFALNNMDVHDVYTLSGDKDTLMYVREGNFFWRGSKQAISGVSFYGKKGKIIGITGDVGSGKSTLLLGLLGETKSLTECIGITQDSVSNGIGYLGQERWLYRGTVRDNITAGKDFDAKLYDAVLKMTCLQRDINLMPGGDLYEISDSGATLSGGQRTRVALARALYQDNSLYLLDEPIASLDRRVADYVWVEAIEKRLRDRGRLVIVATHDARVLARTDEIIVLGSDGKVAKKGSPEQILGTEVMKLGVDEEESGVETELERVVLQDEERQVGRVRASVANAYIQATGPFLSAVILVALCLMQLSKNAADWWLSRWTEGQSNITENSSSPGLNRLLFGPRNIDLLEEEQMDRSIYFLIVYAGIATANTIFTCIRAFLFAYGGIQAARHLHSNLLHKLLKASLSWWDRTPSGRVINRICADVYTCDDNLPFQLNILLASLSNLLGTLVITIMGLPLMTPVILILLTVYYFIQKYYRLTTVELKRLTSLSLSPFYSLLCDTVNGLVTIRAQRFVERFAKELRERLTVNIRAQFSTLAASQWLSVRLSLIAVGIVAAISFSAVVQHQILGVDSGLVALAITYALSLTSLLNGLLGSFIETEKEMVAVERINDYLTNIPEEQNEHKDETHMQFAGKIEFKNVFLRYSRYLPLALDDINISIEAGEKVAIIGRTGSGKSSLFQALLRMVSIESGQILLDGVDTASLSLPVLRRIFGVVPQHPFIFSGSLYENLAIGCEYVTEDQVASIARVTLLDSLMTRIGGLNGQIEESGKNVSFGERQIISICRILLARCKVVLIDEATSHLDGAVHRQMMSLISTHLPTATVICITHGMDGLSDFDAVVEMENGKVISKGPPIVDNISHEVLS, encoded by the exons ATGGGCGCCCCTAGCAGTGCTCTTTGGGACTTTTGCGGGTTTGTGAATGGCAGCTCATTTCGGACCAAATACTTCTTCGATGACTCCACTATGACTTTAACCCCATGCGGAGAGTTTGCACTTGTCGTGACTCAATCATTtcctttgttatttttcactaTCTCGAACATGATGTTAATATCG ACAGGGTTCCCGAGGTTTGAAGAACACTCAGTCATCTCTCGGATCTTCACTTCTAAAATATTTATCAGTGTCGTTACGGTCATCTCAATGACTGCTTCTTTTCCTGTTACTCTTCTTACAAGATTCCATGTAAAACCAGTACTGCTAATTGAATACGGGATTTTGGCTTTTATATGGACAACTTTCGCTTCTTTGTGGACGTATTCAAAAATAGCTAAGag CTGGACACGCACTCGTGGTCTCACCATCGCAACATTCTTTGCCTCAAAAGTTTTCTATTTAATCACTATCAACAGATGGATCCTCTATGGATTCAATGATCCGAGGACTTACATACTTTTTGGGGTGTCGATGGCTCATATATTTGGATCTGTCGTAAACTTCATTGAATGGAGGCAATataa AACTCTGCAACGTCTTAGATCAGATAGCGACGGTTACCTTCAACTTCAAGGATGTTCTGATGAATCTGCTGGGTTCTTGtcgcggatttttttctgttggacCAATGTGCTAATTCAAAAAGGCGGGAAACTGCAGCTACATTCG ATCGacgatgtttttcttctgccaCCTTCGCTTGAAGTAGCTAGGATTGAGCATGAAATGGTGGAAAACTCTCCGACCTTCTTTTCTGATGGCCAACATTTCTCTCTGTCTTC AGCTCTTTTATCCACCTACGGATTCGCTTTCTTTTCACTTGGCATACTTCGATTGGCGTCCGATGGATTCACATTTGCTGGTCCTATTTTGCTCCACGTActtgttgaaattttggagAACCCCGCCCCAAAT TCACTTGGTTTCGTATATGCTGGTCTCATGGTGCTTTGCTCTTTTCTTGCAGCTCTCTTCTcggcaaatttctttttctacatgCAAAAAATCAGTCTGAA AGTTCGTACGGCTACTGTTACAGCTATATATGACAAGTTGCTAATGGTGCCTGTAAGCGAAATGAGCAAGTTTTCTTCAG GAATGATCCTTAATTTTATCTCTACCGATGTTGATCGTATCGTCAACTTTTGCAATTCATTTCACGCGTTTTGGAGTTTACCTGTTCAGCTGGGTATTGCTCTGTACTTACTATATAGAGAG GTTGGCATGGCATTTCTTGCCGGTGTAATGGTGGCTATAATTTTAATTCCCCTTAATAAAAAGGTCACAGATAGTATTGGGCGAATGTCAGTCAAGTTGATGCATTGGAAGGATCAAAGGATCAAA CTGGTTCGAGAAACAATAGAAGGAATCCGAGCTCTGAAAGCCTCTGCATGGGAGCATTgcttcgagaagaaaataaatgagatgaGGGAAAAGGAACTAAAGTATTTGAAG GCTCGCAAATATCTCGATGCTGTTTGTGTGTACTTATGGGCTTCTGCTCCTCTTCTAATCACTATTTCTATCCTCACGGCATATACTCTTAGCCTTCACGAAAAGCTTACGGCTGCAAAA GCATTCACTTGCTTGGCACTAGTAAACATCCTTATAATGCCACTCAATGCTTTTCCTTGGGTGTTGAATGGCCTAGTAGAGGCTCTAGTGTCTCTTAGAAGACTGATGCGCCTCTTTGCACTAAACAACATGGATGTGCATGATGTTTATACACTTTCAGGAG ATAAAGACACTTTGATGTACGTCAGAGAAGGGAATTTCTTCTGGAGAGGTTCGAAACAAGCCATAAGCGGAGTTTCATTTTATGGGAAGAAG GGCAAAATCATCGGAATAACTGGAGATGTTGGGAGTGGCAAATCGACGCTTTTACTAG GCTTACTGGGCGAGACGAAGTCTCTCACAGAATGTATAGGAATCACTCAAGATAGCGTTTCTAATGGAATTGGCTACTTGGGACAAGAACGATGGCTTTATCGAG GTACTGTGCGAGACAACATAACGGCTGGAAAGGATTTCGATGCTAAACTTTATGATGCTGTATTGAAAATGACCTGCTTACAGAGGGATATTaac CTTATGCCTGGCGGCGATCTGTACGAGATTTCTGATAGTGGTGCGACTTTAAGCGGCGGGCAACGCACTCGTGTTGCTCTAGCTAGAGCTCTTTATCAG GACAATTCATTGTATCTTCTTGACGAACCGATTGCATCTCTTGATCGACGTGTTGCTGATTACGTTTGGGTAGAAGCGATTGAGAAGAGATTAAGAGATCGTGGCCGATTGGTAATTGTGGCAACTCATGATGCAAGAGTGCTAGCCAGAACTGATGAAATTATTGTGTTAGGAAGTGATGGTAAAGTTGCCAAAAAAG GCAGTCCTGAACAAATTCTTGGTACGGAGGTTATGAAACTTGGGGTTGACGAGGAGGAGTCGGGTGTTGAGACTGAACTGGAACGTGTTGTGCTCCAGGATGAGGAGAGGCAG GTGGGACGGGTGCGAGCGTCCGTTGCCAATGCATACATCCAAGCTACAGGGCCCTTTCTTAGTGCCGTCATCTTAGTGGCTTTATGTTTGATGCAACTCTCAAAGAATGCTGCCGATTGGTGGTTGAGCAGATGGACCGAAGGTCAAAGTAACATTACGGAAAACTCTTCCTCTCCTGGTTTAAACCGCTTGTTGTTTGGTCCTAGAAATATTGA TCTGCtggaagaagaacaaatggaCCGCTCCATCTATTTCCTAATCGTTTATGCAGGCATAGCTACAGCTAACACAATATTCACATGCATTCGGGCATTCCTTTTTGCCTACGGTGGAATTCAAGCTGCTAGGCATCTCCACTCGAATCTACTCCACAAACTGCTCAAG GCATCATTATCATGGTGGGATCGCACACCGTCTGGACGCGTGATCAATCGAATTTGTGCAGATGTCTATACTTGTGATGATAATTTGCCGTTTCAG TTAAATATTCTTCTCGCTTCCCTTTCCAATCTGCTCGGAACGCTGGTGATCACAATTATGGGTTTGCCACTTATGACACCAGTCATTCTCATATTGTTGACAGTTTACTATTTCATTCAAAAGTACTACAG ATTAACAACTGTCGAACTGAAACGCTTAACCTCTTTGAGTTTGTCCCCGTTTTATTCCCTCCTTTGTGACACAGTTAACGGACTTGTAACTATCAGGGCCCAGCGATTCGTGGAAAG ATTCGCAAAGGAGCTGCGCGAAAGACTCACAGTAAACATAAGAGCACAATTTTCTACATTGGCCGCCAGTCAGTGGTTATCAGTCCGCCTGTCGCTGATTGCCGTAGGGATTGTCGCTGCGATATCTTTTTCAGCTGTGGTTCAACACCAGATTTTGGGGGTCGATTCGG GTCTCGTTGCTCTCGCTATAACTTATGCTCTCTCATTAACAAGTCTGCTTAATGGTTTGTTGGGCTCATTCATTGAAACTGAGAAGGAAATGGTTGCTGTGGAAAGGATAAATGATTACCTCACTAATATTCCTGAAGAACAGAACGAGCACAAAGATGAG aCTCATATGCAATTTGCGGGGAAAATTGAGTTCAAAAATGTGTTCCTGAGATACAGCAGATATTTACCTCTTGCTCTGGACGACATAAATATTTCTATAGAGGCTGGAGAGAAGGTAGCCATAATTGGAAGGACGGGAAGTGGAAAGTCGAGTTTATTCCAG GCGTTACTACGCATGGTCTCTATTGAATCCGGACAGATATTACTTGACGGTGTTGATACTGCGTCATTATCTTTACCAGTACTTCGACGAATATTTGGTGTAGTGCCACAACATCCATTTATATTCAG TGGATCTCTATACGAAAACTTGGCTATAGGTTGCGAGTACGTAACCGAAGATCAAGTTGCCAGCATTGCTCGAGTCACCCTCCTTG ATTCTCTTATGACCAGAATTGGTGGGCTAAATGGTCAGATCGAGGAAAGCGGTAAAAATGTGTCCTTCGGGGAGCGGCAGATCATTTCAATTTGCCGAATTTTGTTGGCCAGATGTAAG GTTGTCCTAATTGACGAAGCAACTTCCCATTTGGATGGTGCGGTTCATCGACAAATGATGTCTTTGATATCCACCCACTTACCGACAGCTACTGTAATCTGTATCACTCATGGTATGGATGGACTGTCAGACTTCGACGCTGTAGTCGAGATGGAAAATGGAAAGGTCATTAGCAAAGGGCCGCCCATTGTGGACAATATATCACATGAAGTTCTGTCGTAA
- a CDS encoding hypothetical protein (NECATOR_CHRV.G19615.T2) — protein MHQDRRNTPRRWRFFWILPFRLKPSVSNMGAPSSALWDFCGFVNGSSFRTKYFFDDSTMTLTPCGEFALVVTQSFPLLFFTISNMMLISTGFPRFEEHSVISRIFTSKIFISVVTVISMTASFPVTLLTRFHVKPVLLIEYGILAFIWTTFASLWTYSKIAKSWTRTRGLTIATFFASKVFYLITINRWILYGFNDPRTYILFGVSMAHIFGSVVNFIEWRQYKTLQRLRSDSDGYLQLQGCSDESAGFLSRIFFCWTNVLIQKGGKLQLHSIDDVFLLPPSLEVARIEHEMVENSPTFFSDGQHFSLSSALLSTYGFAFFSLGILRLASDGFTFAGPILLHVLVEILENPAPNSLGFVYAGLMVLCSFLAALFSANFFFYMQKISLKVRTATVTAIYDKLLMVPVSEMSKFSSGMILNFISTDVDRIVNFCNSFHAFWSLPVQLGIALYLLYREVGMAFLAGVMVAIILIPLNKKVTDSIGRMSVKLMHWKDQRIKLVRETIEGIRALKASAWEHCFEKKINEMREKELKYLKARKYLDAVCVYLWASAPLLITISILTAYTLSLHEKLTAAKAFTCLALVNILIMPLNAFPWVLNGLVEALVSLRRLMRLFALNNMDVHDVYTLSGDKDTLMYVREGNFFWRGSKQAISGVSFYGKKGKIIGITGDVGSGKSTLLLGLLGETKSLTECIGITQDSVSNGIGYLGQERWLYRGTVRDNITAGKDFDAKLYDAVLKMTCLQRDINLMPGGDLYEISDSGATLSGGQRTRVALARALYQDNSLYLLDEPIASLDRRVADYVWVEAIEKRLRDRGRLVIVATHDARVLARTDEIIVLGSDGKVAKKGSPEQILGTEVMKLGVDEEESGVETELERVVLQDEERQVGRVRASVANAYIQATGPFLSAVILVALCLMQLSKNAADWWLSRWTEGQSNITENSSSPGLNRLLFGPRNIDLLEEEQMDRSIYFLIVYAGIATANTIFTCIRAFLFAYGGIQAARHLHSNLLHKLLKASLSWWDRTPSGRVINRICADVYTCDDNLPFQLNILLASLSNLLGTLVITIMGLPLMTPVILILLTVYYFIQKYYRLTTVELKRLTSLSLSPFYSLLCDTVNGLVTIRAQRFVERFAKELRERLTVNIRAQFSTLAASQWLSVRLSLIAVGIVAAISFSAVVQHQILGVDSGLVALAITYALSLTSLLNGLLGSFIETEKEMVAVERINDYLTNIPEEQNEHKDETHMQFAGKIEFKNVFLRYSRYLPLALDDINISIEAGEKVAIIGRTGSGKSSLFQALLRMVSIESGQILLDGVDTASLSLPVLRRIFGVVPQHPFIFSGSLYENLAIGCEYVTEDQVASIARVTLLDSLMTRIGGLNGQIEESGKNVSFGERQIISICRILLARCKVVLIDEATSHLDGAVHRQMMSLISTHLPTATVICITHGMDGLSDFDAVVEMENGKVISKGPPIVDNISHEVLS, from the exons ATGCATCAAGATCGACGAAACACTCCTAGGAGGTGGAGGTTCTTCTGGATTTTACCATTCAG GCTTAAGCCTTCTGTCTCAAACATGGGCGCCCCTAGCAGTGCTCTTTGGGACTTTTGCGGGTTTGTGAATGGCAGCTCATTTCGGACCAAATACTTCTTCGATGACTCCACTATGACTTTAACCCCATGCGGAGAGTTTGCACTTGTCGTGACTCAATCATTtcctttgttatttttcactaTCTCGAACATGATGTTAATATCG ACAGGGTTCCCGAGGTTTGAAGAACACTCAGTCATCTCTCGGATCTTCACTTCTAAAATATTTATCAGTGTCGTTACGGTCATCTCAATGACTGCTTCTTTTCCTGTTACTCTTCTTACAAGATTCCATGTAAAACCAGTACTGCTAATTGAATACGGGATTTTGGCTTTTATATGGACAACTTTCGCTTCTTTGTGGACGTATTCAAAAATAGCTAAGag CTGGACACGCACTCGTGGTCTCACCATCGCAACATTCTTTGCCTCAAAAGTTTTCTATTTAATCACTATCAACAGATGGATCCTCTATGGATTCAATGATCCGAGGACTTACATACTTTTTGGGGTGTCGATGGCTCATATATTTGGATCTGTCGTAAACTTCATTGAATGGAGGCAATataa AACTCTGCAACGTCTTAGATCAGATAGCGACGGTTACCTTCAACTTCAAGGATGTTCTGATGAATCTGCTGGGTTCTTGtcgcggatttttttctgttggacCAATGTGCTAATTCAAAAAGGCGGGAAACTGCAGCTACATTCG ATCGacgatgtttttcttctgccaCCTTCGCTTGAAGTAGCTAGGATTGAGCATGAAATGGTGGAAAACTCTCCGACCTTCTTTTCTGATGGCCAACATTTCTCTCTGTCTTC AGCTCTTTTATCCACCTACGGATTCGCTTTCTTTTCACTTGGCATACTTCGATTGGCGTCCGATGGATTCACATTTGCTGGTCCTATTTTGCTCCACGTActtgttgaaattttggagAACCCCGCCCCAAAT TCACTTGGTTTCGTATATGCTGGTCTCATGGTGCTTTGCTCTTTTCTTGCAGCTCTCTTCTcggcaaatttctttttctacatgCAAAAAATCAGTCTGAA AGTTCGTACGGCTACTGTTACAGCTATATATGACAAGTTGCTAATGGTGCCTGTAAGCGAAATGAGCAAGTTTTCTTCAG GAATGATCCTTAATTTTATCTCTACCGATGTTGATCGTATCGTCAACTTTTGCAATTCATTTCACGCGTTTTGGAGTTTACCTGTTCAGCTGGGTATTGCTCTGTACTTACTATATAGAGAG GTTGGCATGGCATTTCTTGCCGGTGTAATGGTGGCTATAATTTTAATTCCCCTTAATAAAAAGGTCACAGATAGTATTGGGCGAATGTCAGTCAAGTTGATGCATTGGAAGGATCAAAGGATCAAA CTGGTTCGAGAAACAATAGAAGGAATCCGAGCTCTGAAAGCCTCTGCATGGGAGCATTgcttcgagaagaaaataaatgagatgaGGGAAAAGGAACTAAAGTATTTGAAG GCTCGCAAATATCTCGATGCTGTTTGTGTGTACTTATGGGCTTCTGCTCCTCTTCTAATCACTATTTCTATCCTCACGGCATATACTCTTAGCCTTCACGAAAAGCTTACGGCTGCAAAA GCATTCACTTGCTTGGCACTAGTAAACATCCTTATAATGCCACTCAATGCTTTTCCTTGGGTGTTGAATGGCCTAGTAGAGGCTCTAGTGTCTCTTAGAAGACTGATGCGCCTCTTTGCACTAAACAACATGGATGTGCATGATGTTTATACACTTTCAGGAG ATAAAGACACTTTGATGTACGTCAGAGAAGGGAATTTCTTCTGGAGAGGTTCGAAACAAGCCATAAGCGGAGTTTCATTTTATGGGAAGAAG GGCAAAATCATCGGAATAACTGGAGATGTTGGGAGTGGCAAATCGACGCTTTTACTAG GCTTACTGGGCGAGACGAAGTCTCTCACAGAATGTATAGGAATCACTCAAGATAGCGTTTCTAATGGAATTGGCTACTTGGGACAAGAACGATGGCTTTATCGAG GTACTGTGCGAGACAACATAACGGCTGGAAAGGATTTCGATGCTAAACTTTATGATGCTGTATTGAAAATGACCTGCTTACAGAGGGATATTaac CTTATGCCTGGCGGCGATCTGTACGAGATTTCTGATAGTGGTGCGACTTTAAGCGGCGGGCAACGCACTCGTGTTGCTCTAGCTAGAGCTCTTTATCAG GACAATTCATTGTATCTTCTTGACGAACCGATTGCATCTCTTGATCGACGTGTTGCTGATTACGTTTGGGTAGAAGCGATTGAGAAGAGATTAAGAGATCGTGGCCGATTGGTAATTGTGGCAACTCATGATGCAAGAGTGCTAGCCAGAACTGATGAAATTATTGTGTTAGGAAGTGATGGTAAAGTTGCCAAAAAAG GCAGTCCTGAACAAATTCTTGGTACGGAGGTTATGAAACTTGGGGTTGACGAGGAGGAGTCGGGTGTTGAGACTGAACTGGAACGTGTTGTGCTCCAGGATGAGGAGAGGCAG GTGGGACGGGTGCGAGCGTCCGTTGCCAATGCATACATCCAAGCTACAGGGCCCTTTCTTAGTGCCGTCATCTTAGTGGCTTTATGTTTGATGCAACTCTCAAAGAATGCTGCCGATTGGTGGTTGAGCAGATGGACCGAAGGTCAAAGTAACATTACGGAAAACTCTTCCTCTCCTGGTTTAAACCGCTTGTTGTTTGGTCCTAGAAATATTGA TCTGCtggaagaagaacaaatggaCCGCTCCATCTATTTCCTAATCGTTTATGCAGGCATAGCTACAGCTAACACAATATTCACATGCATTCGGGCATTCCTTTTTGCCTACGGTGGAATTCAAGCTGCTAGGCATCTCCACTCGAATCTACTCCACAAACTGCTCAAG GCATCATTATCATGGTGGGATCGCACACCGTCTGGACGCGTGATCAATCGAATTTGTGCAGATGTCTATACTTGTGATGATAATTTGCCGTTTCAG TTAAATATTCTTCTCGCTTCCCTTTCCAATCTGCTCGGAACGCTGGTGATCACAATTATGGGTTTGCCACTTATGACACCAGTCATTCTCATATTGTTGACAGTTTACTATTTCATTCAAAAGTACTACAG ATTAACAACTGTCGAACTGAAACGCTTAACCTCTTTGAGTTTGTCCCCGTTTTATTCCCTCCTTTGTGACACAGTTAACGGACTTGTAACTATCAGGGCCCAGCGATTCGTGGAAAG ATTCGCAAAGGAGCTGCGCGAAAGACTCACAGTAAACATAAGAGCACAATTTTCTACATTGGCCGCCAGTCAGTGGTTATCAGTCCGCCTGTCGCTGATTGCCGTAGGGATTGTCGCTGCGATATCTTTTTCAGCTGTGGTTCAACACCAGATTTTGGGGGTCGATTCGG GTCTCGTTGCTCTCGCTATAACTTATGCTCTCTCATTAACAAGTCTGCTTAATGGTTTGTTGGGCTCATTCATTGAAACTGAGAAGGAAATGGTTGCTGTGGAAAGGATAAATGATTACCTCACTAATATTCCTGAAGAACAGAACGAGCACAAAGATGAG aCTCATATGCAATTTGCGGGGAAAATTGAGTTCAAAAATGTGTTCCTGAGATACAGCAGATATTTACCTCTTGCTCTGGACGACATAAATATTTCTATAGAGGCTGGAGAGAAGGTAGCCATAATTGGAAGGACGGGAAGTGGAAAGTCGAGTTTATTCCAG GCGTTACTACGCATGGTCTCTATTGAATCCGGACAGATATTACTTGACGGTGTTGATACTGCGTCATTATCTTTACCAGTACTTCGACGAATATTTGGTGTAGTGCCACAACATCCATTTATATTCAG TGGATCTCTATACGAAAACTTGGCTATAGGTTGCGAGTACGTAACCGAAGATCAAGTTGCCAGCATTGCTCGAGTCACCCTCCTTG ATTCTCTTATGACCAGAATTGGTGGGCTAAATGGTCAGATCGAGGAAAGCGGTAAAAATGTGTCCTTCGGGGAGCGGCAGATCATTTCAATTTGCCGAATTTTGTTGGCCAGATGTAAG GTTGTCCTAATTGACGAAGCAACTTCCCATTTGGATGGTGCGGTTCATCGACAAATGATGTCTTTGATATCCACCCACTTACCGACAGCTACTGTAATCTGTATCACTCATGGTATGGATGGACTGTCAGACTTCGACGCTGTAGTCGAGATGGAAAATGGAAAGGTCATTAGCAAAGGGCCGCCCATTGTGGACAATATATCACATGAAGTTCTGTCGTAA
- a CDS encoding hypothetical protein (NECATOR_CHRV.G19616.T1) → MFTGTFGNPLYFFATNTCNVTQAEMWVRLPDILEFFFVAHPSSGRKEGEEHHRIMYFYPKEDTLDRQTEITGFAEAVVNFTDNFVSAREQTEKPEFPFRTVSTQKSDHVYIQVEGCEFLIGLALSKIQNAAAEYSLFLPAIQNVLAGSYKMFRLFFGEFSSFRKRNQQKFKERLEYFFGRYLPLLKLHRMPLLDYLNGAAFLPLNGPEYLNVVSLSSELEEEFPIIEKVLILYQDKVLYYSISRRDLPSLFRYITQSLLPMTIGDELDYQSRSTHGRFLRGPSDITVDAPLVGDDALPTVHIYNYSEAEDIEELVRYQMMVYRSLNATVCMFTTHEVTRRLMRNIDGYLGSELSKVASQIGECVGSQNADILSTPDFHYIYYNPASLSLTSSFTDSTDAPKAPLPPPEVNKLVCSSLTGFLSEADEFGECFAKSESEWWIVLKKRVDNVIMGPRRFDNPLSSFEVDMIEFNGQKSSDSVNIVTSGKSRVTS, encoded by the exons ATGTTTACTGGCACATTTGGAAATCCACTGTACTTCTTCGCAACGAATACGTGTAATGTTACTCAGGCTGAAATGTGGGTTCGCTTGCCGG ACATCCtcgagtttttctttgttgcgcATCCGTCATCGGGTAGGAAAGAAGGTGAAGAGCATCATCGTATAATGTACTTCTATCCCAAAGAGGACACACTCGACCGACAA ACAGAAATAACTGGCTTCGCAGAAGCAGTAGTAAACTTTACCGACAATTTTGTCAGCGCACGTGAACAGACGGAGAAGCCGGAGTTTCCTTTCCGAACTGTGTCCACTCAGAAATCGGACCATGTCTATATACAAGTGGAAGGCTGTGAATTTTTGATTGGTCTCGCATTATCGAA GATTCAGAATGCTGCAGCCGAGTACTCTTTGTTTTTGCCAGCTATTCAGAATGTTCTTGCTGGTTCTTACAAGAtgtttcgtctttttttcggcGAGTTTAGTTCTTTCAG gAAGAGAAATCAGCAGAAATTCAAGGAGCGTCTTGAGTACTTTTTTGGACGTTATTTACCATTACTAAAATTACATAGA ATGCCTCTCTTAGATTATCTAAATGGAGCTGCTTTTCTCCCGCTGAATGGCCCAGAGTATTTGAATGTTGTTTCTCTCTCATCCGAGCTCGAAGAAGAATTTCCGATCATAGAGAAAGTTCTCATATTGTATCAA GATAAGGTGTTGTATTATTCTATTTCCCGACGTGATCTCCCTTCTCTTTTCCGATACATCACTCAAAGTCTTTTGCCAATGACCATTGGAGACGAACTGGATTACCAGTCTCG GTCTACACATGGTCGCTTTTTGCGCGGTCCCTCAGATATCACAGTAGATGCTCCCTTGGTTGGGGACGATGCTCTTCCAACCGTTCATATTTACAACTACAGTGAAGCAGAGGATATAGAAGAACTTGTTAGATATCAAATG ATGGTGTACCGTAGCTTGAACGCCACTGTTTGTATGTTCACTACACATGAGGTCACCAGGAGATTAATGCGGAATATTGACGGATATCTGGGAAGCGAACTCAGTAAAGTGGCGTCTCAAATAGGCGAATG cgTGGGCTCTCAAAATGCGGACATATTGTCGACACCGGATTTCCATTATATTTACTACAACCCTGCTTCTTTGAGCCTCACCTCATCATTCACTGATTCCACTGATGCACCGAAGGCACCACTACCACCTCCTGAAGTTAACAA GCTGGTATGCAGTTCGCTCACAGGCTTTCTGTCAGAAGCAGATGAATTTGGGGAATGTTTTGCGAAGTCTGAATCTGAATGGTGGATTGTACTCAAGAAG CGTGTTGACAATGTAATAATGGGACCACGCAGGTTCGACAACCCGCTGAG CAGCTTTGAAGTGGATATGATAGAATTTAATggccaaaaaagctcagattctgtgaaCATTGTTACGTCTGGGAAATCGCGAGtaacttcgtga